One region of Citrus sinensis cultivar Valencia sweet orange chromosome 6, DVS_A1.0, whole genome shotgun sequence genomic DNA includes:
- the LOC127898591 gene encoding probable pectate lyase 19 isoform X1 yields the protein MELARLKLIFLFSFIILIPCLSAIAEADEVWRRRAEEAMQTTEQYYDPDPVAVASNLNMKVQDLSKQTAARRGLLNAESGQCEATNPIDKCWRCKENWAEDRQALAGCALGFGSKATGGKGGKIYEVTDSSDNNMENPKVGTLRHAVIQKEPLWIIFAKDMNIKLQQELVVQGNKTIDGRGANVHIANGAGIRLQFVQNVIIHGIHIHNISPASGGMIRDSVDHVGNRGPSDGDAVSVFGSSNIWLDHLTLSKAQDGLIDAIQGSTAITISNCHLSNHDKAILLGATDTFTEDKKMQVTVAFNRFDKGLVQRMPCIRFGFAHVVNNDYNQWEMYAIGGLKGPTILSQGNRFFASDNKNAKEVTKRMDCSPEEGNGWIWRSEGDVFLNGAYFNASGDPKKQIKYELNDVIKPAPGTEVQKITKFAGALVCKPGQQC from the exons atggAGCTAGCTAGGCTAAAAttaatctttcttttctcttttatcattttgatcCCTTGCCTATCGGCTATCGCCGAGGCCGACGAGGTATGGAGGCGACGAGCTGAAGAAGCCATGCAGACCACTGAGCAGTACTATGATCCTGACCCTGTAGCTGTTGCCAGCAACTTGAACATGAAAGTTCAGGA CTTGTCAAAGCAGACTGCTGCCAGAAGGGGCTTGTTGAATGCAGAATCAGGGCAATGTGAGGCAACAAACCCAATTGACAAATGTTGGCGTTGCAAAGAGAACTGGGCAGAAGATCGGCAGGCGCTAGCAGGTTGCGCGCTTGGTTTCGGCAGTAAAGCTACCGGAGGAAAAGGTGGAAAAATTTATGAGGTGACTGATTCTTCTGACAATAATATGGAGAACCCTAAGGTTGGTACTTTACGCCATGCAGTGATCCAAAAAGAACCTTTATGGATCATCTTTGCCAAGGACATGAACATCAAGTTGCAACAAGAATTGGTTGTCCAGGGTAACAAGACCATTGATGGGCGTGGAGCCAATGTACACATTGCCAATGGAGCTGGAATTAGGCTACAGTTTGTGCAAAATGTCATCATTCATGGGATTCATATTCATAACATTTCTCCTGCCAGTGGTGGTATGATTAGGGATTCTGTGGATCATGTGGGAAATAGAGGTCCAAGTGATGGGGACGCTGTTTCAGTATTTGGTTCGTCAAATATTTGGCTTGATCATCTTACATTATCTAAAGCCCAAGATGGGCTCATTGATGCCATTCAAGGATCTACAGCCATCACCATTTCAAACTGCCACCTCTCAAACCATGACAAG GCAATTTTGCTAGGTGCAACCGATACGTTCACGGAAGATAAAAAGATGCAAGTGACTGTAGCATTCAACCGCTTTGATAAGGGATTGGTGCAAAGAATGCCATGCATCAGATTTGGTTTCGCTCATGTTGTGAACAATGATTACAATCAATGGGAAATGTATGCAATTGGTGGTCTCAAAGGCCCCACCATTCTTAGCCAGGGTAATAGGTTCTTTGCCTCAGATAACAAGAATGCCAAAGAG GTGACAAAGAGAATGGACTGCAGCCCTGAAGAAGGGAATGGTTGGATATGGAGATCAGAGGGAGATGTATTCTTGAATGGGGCTTACTTCAATGCATCCGGTGACCCGAAAAAGCAAATCAAATACGAACTGAATGATGTGATTAAACCAGCGCCAGGAACAGAAGTTCAGAAGATCACAAAATTTGCTGGGGCACTTGTCTGCAAGCCAGGCCAGCAATGTTAA
- the LOC102621878 gene encoding probable pectate lyase 19, with protein sequence MELARLKLIFLFSFIILIPCLSAIAEADEVWRRRAEEAMQTTEQYYDPDPVAVASNLNMKVQDLSKQTAARRGLLNAESGQCEATNPIDKCWRCKENWAEDRQALAGCALGFGSKATGGKGGKIYEVTDSSDNNMENPKVGTLRHAVIQKEPLWIIFAKDMNIKLQQELVVQGNKTIDGRGANVHIANGAGIRLQFVQNVIIHGIHIHNISPASGGMIRDSVDHVGNRGPSDGDAVSVFGSSNIWLDHLTLSKAQDGLIDAIQGSTAITISNCHLSNHDKAILLGATDTFTEDKKMQVTVAFNRFDKGLVQRMPCIRFGFAHVVNNDYNQWEMYAIGGLKGPTILSQGNRFFASDNKNAKEVTKRMDCSPEEGNGWIWRSEGDVFLNGAYFNASGDPKKQIKYELNDVIKPAPGTEVQRITKFAGALVCKPGQQC encoded by the exons atggAGCTAGCTAGGCTAAAAttaatctttcttttctcttttatcattttgatcCCTTGCCTATCGGCTATCGCCGAGGCCGACGAGGTATGGAGGCGACGAGCTGAAGAAGCCATGCAGACCACTGAGCAGTACTATGATCCTGACCCTGTAGCTGTTGCCAGCAACTTGAACATGAAAGTTCAGGA CTTGTCAAAGCAGACTGCTGCCAGAAGGGGCTTGTTGAATGCAGAATCAGGGCAATGTGAGGCAACAAACCCAATTGACAAATGTTGGCGTTGCAAAGAGAACTGGGCAGAAGATCGGCAGGCGCTAGCAGGTTGCGCGCTTGGTTTCGGCAGTAAAGCTACCGGAGGAAAAGGTGGAAAAATTTATGAGGTGACTGATTCTTCTGACAATAATATGGAGAACCCTAAGGTTGGTACTTTACGCCATGCAGTGATCCAAAAAGAACCTTTATGGATCATCTTTGCCAAGGACATGAACATCAAGTTGCAACAAGAATTGGTTGTCCAGGGTAACAAGACCATTGATGGGCGTGGAGCCAATGTACACATTGCCAATGGAGCTGGAATTAGGCTACAGTTTGTGCAAAATGTCATCATTCATGGGATTCATATTCATAACATTTCTCCTGCCAGTGGTGGTATGATTAGGGATTCTGTGGATCATGTGGGAAATAGAGGTCCAAGTGATGGGGACGCTGTTTCAGTATTTGGTTCGTCAAATATTTGGCTTGATCATCTTACATTATCTAAAGCCCAAGATGGGCTCATTGATGCCATTCAAGGATCTACAGCCATCACCATTTCAAACTGCCACCTCTCAAACCATGACAAG GCAATTTTGCTAGGTGCAACCGATACGTTCACGGAAGATAAAAAGATGCAAGTGACTGTAGCATTCAACCGCTTTGATAAGGGATTGGTGCAAAGAATGCCATGCATCAGATTTGGTTTCGCTCATGTTGTGAACAATGATTACAATCAATGGGAAATGTATGCAATTGGTGGTCTCAAAGGCCCCACCATTCTTAGCCAGGGTAATAGGTTCTTTGCCTCAGATAACAAGAATGCCAAAGAG GTGACAAAGAGAATGGACTGCAGCCCTGAAGAAGGGAATGGTTGGATATGGAGATCAGAGGGAGATGTATTCTTGAATGGGGCTTACTTCAATGCATCCGGTGACCCGAAAAAGCAAATCAAATACGAACTGAATGATGTGATTAAACCAGCGCCAGGAACAGAAGTTCAGAGGATCACAAAATTTGCTGGGGCACTTGTCTGCAAGCCAGGCCAGCAATGTTAA